Genomic window (Nitrospira sp.):
ATTGTCACAAGTCTCCTTCCCAAGTCGTTACTGTGGTTCTTGCTCGATGATCCCCTCACGGCGATGGGCGAGCTCATATAATACCGGCAACACGACCAAAATCAAAAAGGCCGCCGTCAACATGCCGCCGACCACCACACGAGCCAGCGGCTTTTGCGCTTGCGACCCAATCCCGGTCGCCAGCGCCGCGGGCAACAATCCAATGGCCGCCCCCAACGTCGCCATCAGGATCGGCCGCATCTGCACGTCGGCGCCCTTCCGGACAGCCTCACGAAGACTCAGCCCCGCTTGGCGAAACTCTTCGATTCGCGATATCAGCAGGACCCCGCCAAGAATCGCGACACCCAATGTCGAGATCACGCCGACGGCCGCCGAAATACTAAAATGCGTATCGGTCAACACCAGTGACAGGACCCCTCCGACCAAGGCAAACGGAACCGTCGCCAGGACCAACAGTGCGTTCTTGAGTGAATCGAACGTGGTGTAGAGGAGGAACAAAATAATCACCAGGCTGATCGGCACTACTTTCGCGAGACGATGCTGCTCATCCTTCAATTGATCGTATTGGCCGGCCCACTCCATGCGATAGCGCTCAGGCAGGACGATCTGCTTGGCCATCAACGCCTGCGCCTCTTCCACGGTGCTCTGGAGATCCCGATCCCGCACACTGAACTTGATGGGAATATAGCGCTCATTGTTCTCCCGATAAATAATAAAGGCTCCGGTCTGCGTCGTAATGCTCGCCACTTGCTTGAGTGGCACCCTCGCCCCATCGGGCGTACTCACCAGAATGTTTCCGATCGCCTCCACATCCTGGCGAAATTCAGGAAGGAACCGCACGACAAGATCAAAGAGCCGCTCCCCTTCATAGACTTGTGTGACGGCCTGGCCCCCGACGGCTGCCTGCACCACCGCGTTCACATCCCCCACCTGCAATCCATACCGCGCGCTCGCTTCACGGTCGACTTGAATCAAGAGATTCGGCTGGCCCACCAGACGAAAGATGCCAAGGTCTTTGACCCCTTGCACCCCTTGCATCACCCGCTCGATCTCCCCGGCCTTGGCCTCCATTGTCTTGAGGTCCGTCCCGAACAGCTTGATGGAGTTTTCGCCTTTGACACCGGACATCGCCTCTTCGACGTTATCCTGAATGACCTGCGAGAAATTGAAAATCACGCCGGGAATATCTTTCAATCGTCCTTCGATTTCCTCAATCAGCTGATCCTTGCTGAGCCCATGCCGCCACTCTTCCTGGGGCTTCAGATTCGCCAGAAACTCCGCGTTGAAGAAACTCGTTGGATCGGTTCCGTCATCCGGGCGCCCGAGTTGAGACACAATCGTCGACACTTCCGGAGAATCCCGGAACATGCGGCGAATGTCGCTGGTCAACCGCGCCGCCTGATCGAACGAGATATCGACCGGCATGGTCGCCCGCACCCAGAGATTCCCTTCCTCCAGCGCCGGCATGAATTCTCCACCCAGAAATCGCAATGCCACCATCGTGACCAGCAGCGATCCGCCGGCAAACCCAAGGACTGTGGCGCGATGATTCAACGCCCACTCCAGCGTCGCAGAATAGGTGCGCCGAATGCCGCGCACCACCATCGTATCGTCTTCGCTGATCTTCCCTTTCAGCAGGAACGAACAGAGCACGGGCGCGAGCGTGAAGGCCATCAACAGGGCGCCGACAAGGGCAAATCCATAGGTGATCGACATGGGCGCGAAAATCTTCCCCGGCACCCCCGTCATCGTGAAGAGGGGAATAAACGCCACCACGATAATCGTCGTGGAATAGAAAATAGGCTGTCCGACCTGCCGGGCGGCCCGCACGATCTGCTGATGCACCGTCAGCCC
Coding sequences:
- a CDS encoding CusA/CzcA family heavy metal efflux RND transporter, with the translated sequence MIARLVEISLVQRFLVCALGFMLLFGGLYAFHLLDIVAYPDPSPPMVELITQYPGWSAEEMERQITIPIEVALNGMPGLTDIRSLSIFGLSDIKVYFDFDSDMFRDRQEVLNRLASVQLPKGADPALSPWWAIAEIYRYELTSDKGTSLTDLKTIQDWQVRREFKRVPGVIDVTAFGGTTKEYHVDIDPGKLISYGVSLSQVMTALTNSNANVGGNYLTVGAQNYNIRGLGLINRLEDIENVVVAEKDGTPIFVNTLGKVSVGHQVRLGKVGIDDRDDVVEGVVLLQRGYKALPVLDKVRAKVEDLNAWKLPEGVKIKTFYDRTKLIHTTVETVLDILISGMVLVFVILVVFLGHFRAALIVALTIPMSLLFTFTMMILIGQSANLISLGSIDFGIIVDATLIMVESIFFHLAHSKTPGLTVHQQIVRAARQVGQPIFYSTTIIVVAFIPLFTMTGVPGKIFAPMSITYGFALVGALLMAFTLAPVLCSFLLKGKISEDDTMVVRGIRRTYSATLEWALNHRATVLGFAGGSLLVTMVALRFLGGEFMPALEEGNLWVRATMPVDISFDQAARLTSDIRRMFRDSPEVSTIVSQLGRPDDGTDPTSFFNAEFLANLKPQEEWRHGLSKDQLIEEIEGRLKDIPGVIFNFSQVIQDNVEEAMSGVKGENSIKLFGTDLKTMEAKAGEIERVMQGVQGVKDLGIFRLVGQPNLLIQVDREASARYGLQVGDVNAVVQAAVGGQAVTQVYEGERLFDLVVRFLPEFRQDVEAIGNILVSTPDGARVPLKQVASITTQTGAFIIYRENNERYIPIKFSVRDRDLQSTVEEAQALMAKQIVLPERYRMEWAGQYDQLKDEQHRLAKVVPISLVIILFLLYTTFDSLKNALLVLATVPFALVGGVLSLVLTDTHFSISAAVGVISTLGVAILGGVLLISRIEEFRQAGLSLREAVRKGADVQMRPILMATLGAAIGLLPAALATGIGSQAQKPLARVVVGGMLTAAFLILVVLPVLYELAHRREGIIEQEPQ